A region from the Vicia villosa cultivar HV-30 ecotype Madison, WI linkage group LG3, Vvil1.0, whole genome shotgun sequence genome encodes:
- the LOC131662706 gene encoding uncharacterized protein LOC131662706 — protein sequence MALSCYTFITPSIPSLSLHTHRSSKLPLRVSHINASLSSSDSKAPSSSSSPQSVPSSTPYVESRPHEPAFNYAFANTNGNPLLRMVQNTESSIERVIFDFRFLALFAVAGSLAGSLLCFLNGCVYIVGAYKVYWSSCVKGVHTGKMVLLLVEAIDVYLAGTVMLIFGMGLYGLFISNTPPDVSPSVDRALKGSSLFGMFALKERPKWMKISSLDELKTKVGHVIVMILLVKMFERSKMVVIATGLDLLSYSVCIFLSSASLYILHNLHKQD from the exons ATGGCTCTTTCTTGTTACACCTTCATCACTCCTTCTATACCTTCTCTTTCTCTACATACTCATCGTTCATCAAAGCTTCCCCTTAGAGTTTCTCATATAAATGCTTCTTTAAGCTCTTCTGATTCAAAAGCACCGTCGTCATCGTCGTCACCACAAAGTGTGCCATCTTCAACTCCTTATGTTGAATCTAGGCCACATGAGCCTGCCTTTAACTATGCCTTTGCCAATACTAATGGCAACCCACTTCTTAGGATGGTTCAAAATACAGAATCTTCCATTGAAAGG GTGATTTTCGACTTCCGTTTCTTGGCACTCTTTGCCGTTGCAGGTTCCTTGGCTGGCTCACTCCTCTGCTTTCTAAAT GGTTGTGTTTATATTGTTGGTGCATACAAAGTCTATTGGTCAAGCTGTGTCAAAGGAGTTCACACCGGAAAGATGGTTCTGCTCCTGGTCGAAGCAATTG ATGTTTATCTTGCTGGTACTGTCATGTTGATTTTCGGTATGGGCTTATATGGATTGTTCATCAGCAACACACCTCCCGATGTGTCACCTTCTGTCGACCGAGCCCTTAAAGGATCTTCTCTCTTTGGAATGTTTGCTTTGAAG GAGAGGCCAAAGTGGATGAAAATAAGCTCACTTGACGAATTGAAGACAAAAGTGGGGCATGTTATTGTAATGATTCTTCTTGTAAAAATGTTTGAGAGGAGCAAAATGGTTGTAATTGCCACGGGTTTAGACTTACTTAGTTACTCAGTTTGTATTTTCTTATCATCAGCATCTTTGTATATTCTTCATAATCTACATAAGCAAGATTAG
- the LOC131662702 gene encoding putative disease resistance RPP13-like protein 1, with product MAATMIGGAFLSATLQTLVEKLASTEFLDYIRNTKLDVSLLKKLQTTLLTLQAVLDDAEERQINNLAVKKWLDDLKDAVLDAEDLVNQISYNSLRCKMENTKAGNSKVWNFLSSPFKNFYRDINSQLKIMCETLEPFAQHKDTLGLQTKTARVSRRPPSSSGVNESVMVGRNDDKDAIINMLLSDSSISKNNNLDVIAILGMGGVGKTTLAQLVYNNEKVEQHFDFKVWVCVSEDFDVVRVTKSLLESVVRNTTSAASKVWESDNLDILRVELNKITRKKRFLFVLDDLWNDSYNDWDELVSPLVDGNPGSSVIITTRQQKVAEMAKTFPIYKLDPLSHEDCWSILSKHALGSDEYHASKNTALEEIGRKIARKCGGLPIAAKTLGGLLRSRVDTTEWTEILNSDVWNLPNDNIIPALHLSYRYLPSHLKRCFAYCSIFPKDYPLDRKQLVLLWMAEGFLDYSHEGKLPEEVGDGCFAELLSRSLIQQSNDGAPGKLFVMHDLINDLATSVSGKICSRPECGDIPEKVRHLSYNQEAYDIFINFKHFYNLKCLRSFLPISSNWFTANLSIKVVDDLLPTFKRLRVLSLSKYVNITKLPDSIGNLVQLRYLDLSFTEIKSLPDTVCNLYNLQTLNLFRCYSLTELPVHMGNLTSLRHLDISGTAIKELPMEIGELENLQTLSVFLVGKRNKGLSIKELRKFPNLQGKFTIENLNNIVDAKEAEDANLKNKEKIEELELIWGKESEDSLNVKIVLEMLQPPINLKSLVIDLYGGTSFPNWLGNSSFSNMVSIKIRNCEYCMTLPQLGQLPSLKKLSISNLLLLERIGPEFYCVEEGEHSNSTFQPFPSLEHMIFDSMPNWKDWISFEGINFAFPRLRTMVLHDCPELRGDLPDHLSCMEEIEIRGCHNLQETPHTLHWLSSIKKVEVKGDFNHEVFSTDSPLQHAGAESYPMFIFKTITSSICLTHLELRYIPSLTAFPTNGLPTSLQSLRISGCSKLSFMPFETFQNYTSLVSLVMWDSCDSLTSFPLDGFPALQTLSILKCRSMNSIFISESPSPRQSTLRTLEIISIESLKVNLRLDTLTNLEHLILIGPGELSLCEGVCLPSKLQTIEISFGRTKPHVKEWGLQDLTALSSLEIEVSGEMDNTLIVNSLLPISLVSLTVCGNLSFEGNGLPHLSSLQNLHFLSCFHLKSLPENCLPSSLKSLQFSFCKQLESLPEDSLPTSLKRLTIKYCPLLEERYKRKENWSKIAHIPVIKINDQLTI from the coding sequence ATGGCTGCAACTATGATAGGAGGTGCTTTCCTCTCTGCAACTCTTCAAACCTTGGTTGAGAAACTTGCTTCAACAGAGTTTCTTGATTATATCAGAAACACCAAGTTGGATGTCTCCCTCTTGAAAAAGTTACAAACAACCTTGCTCACTCTTCAGGCTGTGCTGGATGATGCAGAAGAAAGGCAGATCAACAACCTTGCTGTTAAAAAATGGCTAGATGACTTGAAAGATGCTGTCTTAGATGCTGAGGATTTGGTCAATCAAATAAGTTACAACTCCCTTCGGTGCAAGATGGAGAATACTAAAGCTGGAAACAGTAAGGTGTGGAACTTTCTTTCATCTCCTTTCAAAAACTTCTATAGAGATATCAATTCCCAATTGAAGATCATGTGTGAAACCCTTGAACCTTTTGCACAACATAAAGATACCCTTGGATTGCAAACAAAAACTGCTAGAGTTTCTCGTAGACCACCTTCAAGTTCAGGGGTTAATGAATCTGTCATGGTTGGTAGAAATGATGATAAAGATGCAATCATCAATATGCTTTTATCAGACAGTAGCATCAGTAAAAATAATAACTTAGATGTTATTGCAATTTTGGGTATGGGAGGTGTCGGAAAAACAACTCTTGCACAACTGGTCTACAATAATGAAAAAGTTGAACAACATTTTGATTTCAAAGTCTGGGTTTGTGTATCAGAGGATTTCGACGTTGTGAGAGTAACCAAGTCTCTCCTTGAATCTGTTGTTAGAAATACAACATCTGCTGCTTCAAAGGTATGGGAAAGCGATAACCTTGATATTCTTCGAgttgaattaaataaaatcacgaggaagaagagatttttgtttgtgcTGGACGATTTGTGGAATGATAGTTACAATGATTGGGATGAGCTAGTAAGTCCCCTTGTTGATGGAAATCCTGGAAGTTCGGTGATTATAACTACGCGTCAACAAAAAGTTGCAGAGATGGCAAAGACATTTCCTATTTATAAATTAGACCCTCTGTCACATGAAGATTGTTGGTCTATACTCTCAAAACATGCATTGGGAAGTGATGAATATCATGCTAGTAAAAACACAGCCCTTGAAGAGATTGGTAGGAAGATTGCAAGAAAGTGTGGTGGATTGCCAATAGCTGCTAAAACACTAGGAGGACTTCTACGTTCAAGAGTAGACACAACGGAGTGGACTGAGATTTTGAACAGTGATGTATGGAATTTACCGAATGATAATATTATACCTGCTTTGCATTTGAGTTACCGATATCTTCCGTCTCATTTGAAAAGATGTTTTGCATATTGTTCAATTTTTCCAAAAGATTATCCACTTGATAGGAAGCAATTGGTTTTGTTGTGGATGGCAGAGGGCTTCCTTGATTATTCTCACGAGGGAAAGTTGCCAGAGGAAGTAGGTGACGGTTGCTTTGCTGAATTATTGTCCAGGTCCTTAATTCAACAATCAAATGATGGTGCTCCTGGAAAATTGTTTGTCATGCATGACCTTATCAACGACTTAGCTACATCCGTATCTGGAAAAATTTGTAGTAGGCCTGAATGTGGTGACATTCCTGAAAAGGTTCGACATTTATCATATAATCAAGAAGCGTATGATATTTTCATTAATTTCAAGCATTTCTACAATTTAAAATGCTTGCGAAGCTTCCTACCCATTTCCAGTAATTGGTTTACAGCTAACTTATCCATTAAGGTGGTTGATGATTTGCTGCCAACATTCAAAAGGTTGCGGGTGTTATCGCTTTCAAAGTATGTAAACATCACCAAGCTACCAGATTCAATTGGCAATTTGGTGCAATTGCGATATCTAGATTTGTCCTTCACTGAAATCAAAAGCTTGCCTGATACAGTATGTAACCTTTACAATTTGCAAACTTTGAATTTATTCAGGTGCTATAGTCTCACTGAATTGCCAGTGCATATGGGAAATTTAACCAGCTTACGTCACCTTGATATAAGTGGGACTGCCATAAAAGAGTTGCCTATGGAAATTGGTGAGCTAGAAAACCTCCAAACTTTGTCTGTTTTTTTAGTGGGTAAGCGAAATAAAGGGTTAAGTATCAAAGAGCTAAGGAAATTCCCAAACCTACAAGGAAAATTTACCATAGAAAACCTTAACAATATCGTTGATGCAAAAGAGGCGGAAGATGCCAACctgaaaaacaaagagaaaattgaggaGTTAGAGCTGATATGGGGAAAAGAAAGTGAAGATTCACTAAATGTGAAAATTGTGCTCGAAATGTTGCAACCACCAATAAACTTGAAGAGCCTAGTCATTGATTTGTATGGAGGGACAAGTTTTCCGAATTGGTTGGGAAATTCTTCATTTTCTAACATGGTGTCCATTAAGATTCGTAATTGTGAATACTGCATGACACTTCCACAGCTAGGCCAACTACCTTCCCTCAAGAAGTTGAGTATATCAAACTTGTTGTTGTTGGAGAGAATTGGTCCAGAGTTCTATTGTGTTGAGGAAGGAGAACATTCCAATTCTACGTTCCAACCATTTCCTTCCCTTGAGCATATGATATTTGACAGCATGCCAAATTGGAAGGATTGGATTTCCTTTGAAGGCATAAATTTTGCATTTCCCCGACTTAGAACTATGGTGTTACATGATTGTCCTGAACTAAGGGGAGATTTGCCTGACCACCTTTCTTgcatggaagaaattgaaataagagGTTGTCATAATCTACAGGAAACACCACATACTTTGCATTGGTTGTCATCAATCAAAAAAGTAGAAGTTAAAGGAGATTTTAATCATGAAGTTTTTTCCACCGACTCTCCCTTGCAACATGCAGGTGCTGAAAGTTACCCaatgtttatttttaaaacaatcaCGAGTAGTATTTGTCTTACTCACTTGGAACTCAGATATATTCCATCTCTCACTGCATTTCCCACAAATGGTCTACCCACTTCATTACAGTCTCTTCGTATTAGTGGGTGCAGCAAATTATCCTTCATGCCTTTCGAAACATTTCAAAATTACACATCACTTGTGAGTCTTGTTATGTGGGATAGCTGTGATTCACTTACATCATTTCCACTTGATGGTTTCCCTGCGCTCCAAACACTTTCCATTCTAAAGTGTAGGAGTATGAATtccatttttatttcagaaagtCCTTCACCTCGGCAGTCAACCCTCCGAACACTTGAAATCATATCAATTGAATCACTTAAAGTGAATCTTCGGTTGGACACACTCACCAATCTTGAACATTTGATTCTAATTGGTCCTGGAGAGTTGTCATTATGTGAAGGAGTTTGTCTACCCTCCAAATTACAAACAATTGAGATTTCTTTCGGAAGAACAAAGCCGCATGTAAAGGAATGGGGTCTCCAAGACCTTACCGCTCTTTCAAGCTTGGAAATTGAAGTAAGTGGTGAAATGGATAACACCTTGATTGTCAATTCGCTGCTCCCCATCTCCCTTGTGTCTCTTACTGTCTGTGGCAATCTGTCCTTTGAAGGAAATGGGCTTCCACACCTCTCCTCTCTCCAAAATCTCCACTTTCTGAGTTGTTTCCATCTCAAGTCATTGCCAGAAAACTGCCTTCCTTCCTCGCTGAAATCACTTCAATTTTCTTTCTGTAAACAACTAGAGTCATTACCAGAAGACAGCCTCCCAACCTCTCTTAAGCGATTGACCATCAAATATTGCCCTCTGTTAGAAGAAAGGTATAAAAGGAAGGAAAATTGGTCCAAAATTGCTCACATTCCTGTCATAAAAATAAATGACCAACTCACAATATGA